The genomic interval AGAATGAAGATTCAGGTTTAGCTTACATATTAGCCAGTTACTGGCAAAGGCGATCCCAGTCAGAGGAGCCAAATTCTTGTTTTCATGCATCCTTGCGAATCTTTATGTGGTACCGATTCAATAAGTTGGCGTGAAAAATCTTCCCGATGCATTTTCAGTTTTCCCTCTGCATCGGGAGAATTTGGTGGTCAGATTTGGGGTCTTTCCGGTTCGATAATGGCGTGACCCGCATATGTCGCTTAACAACACGAAAATCCGCAACGTAAAACCCTCCGCAAACCCCGTCAACGTTTCCGATTCGCATGGCTTGTCGTTGTTGGTTTATCCCGTCGTTATGCCGCAGTTACCCGTTGTTCATGAGATTGTGAAGGTCGGGCTATTTGGTTGAACGGAATAAAATAGTCAACTTCAAACTGGCTGGTATCTATCGCGCCATCAGGCTTGCGCCGACAACGCACGATCTCCACATCATTGTTTCCCATCTTCGTATAGGGCCGGCCAGGGAGAATATGGTGATATATTGCCCGAAGAAAGGTTTGATACTCCTGCAAATTGCCGATAAAACGGAATCGCAGATAACTATCCACATCAGTGCCCTGCTCCCCAATACCGTCGTCATCCGCAAGCAGTTCTTCCGCATGAGTGATGACACCAACATCATAGTTCACCCTCACCTGGCGTTTGATGCGGTTATCGTCCGGATAAACCGTCGAAGACACATAGATAGACACATCCGCAGCATGACTACGGCCGCATGCCTTCTCCCATAACACCGGACGACGGGCGATATCATTCACCTGAACCAGATCATCGACCACCTGGGTA from Musicola paradisiaca NCPPB 2511 carries:
- a CDS encoding helix-turn-helix domain-containing protein, with the protein product MPPIMRFIADLVGWIESHLESPLMISDVTAKSGYSKWHLQRMFKKETGISLGTYIRNRRLSQAAVELKLTSQTIQEVALRYCFDSQQSFTRTFKKHFGTSPGHYRKQSSWDFSSLQPSLRPNVNAVPVPEVVALPRLPANRCHFEYTQVVDDLVQVNDIARRPVLWEKACGRSHAADVSIYVSSTVYPDDNRIKRQVRVNYDVGVITHAEELLADDDGIGEQGTDVDSYLRFRFIGNLQEYQTFLRAIYHHILPGRPYTKMGNNDVEIVRCRRKPDGAIDTSQFEVDYFIPFNQIARPSQSHEQRVTAA